The Gemmatimonadota bacterium genome has a segment encoding these proteins:
- the gltS gene encoding sodium/glutamate symporter: MPSLKFDMIQTVALAAVLLFVGYGIRRRIGFLDRFNIPAPVIGGFLFAALALALRQSGVFAFEFDTTLQTPFMVAFFTSIGLGASLGLLKKGGPQVAVFWVLASLLAVVQSGVGVGLASLLGIDPLFGLLAGSTTMTGGHGTGAAFGKLMEDQYQLAGAVPLAMAAATFGLVSGGLIGGPVGTRLMTTFGLRGGTTPSDPAVVSAAEAAPLDAEINTEPAGEAPTAIGILRMLTVVLVCMALGGLLSGWLGQFVTLPGYIGAMLVAALLRNVGESTRLLRLDMRTVDDLGTIALSLFLTMALMSLKLWELLELAVPLMVILSVQVVMMAAFAYFVTFRMMGRDYDAAVMAGGHCGFGLGATPNAVANMRALVERYGAAPRAFLVVPMVGAFFIDFSNAMIITFYINLVR; the protein is encoded by the coding sequence ATGCCCTCGCTCAAGTTCGACATGATCCAGACCGTGGCACTCGCGGCCGTCCTGCTCTTCGTCGGCTACGGCATTCGCCGCCGGATCGGCTTCCTGGATCGGTTCAACATTCCGGCGCCGGTGATTGGCGGATTCCTTTTTGCCGCGCTGGCGTTGGCGCTGCGCCAATCGGGCGTCTTCGCGTTCGAGTTCGACACCACGCTCCAGACCCCGTTCATGGTGGCCTTCTTCACCTCTATCGGACTCGGCGCCTCCCTCGGCCTGCTCAAGAAGGGGGGGCCGCAGGTGGCGGTATTCTGGGTGCTCGCGTCGCTGCTCGCCGTCGTCCAGTCCGGCGTCGGCGTTGGCCTCGCCTCGCTGCTTGGCATCGATCCGCTCTTCGGCCTGCTCGCCGGGTCGACCACCATGACCGGGGGCCACGGCACCGGGGCGGCCTTTGGCAAGCTGATGGAGGACCAATACCAGCTGGCGGGGGCCGTGCCGCTGGCCATGGCCGCCGCCACCTTCGGGCTGGTGAGCGGCGGACTCATCGGGGGACCGGTCGGGACGCGGCTGATGACCACCTTTGGCCTGCGGGGCGGAACCACCCCGAGCGACCCGGCCGTCGTGAGCGCGGCCGAAGCCGCGCCGCTCGACGCCGAGATCAACACCGAGCCGGCGGGTGAGGCGCCCACCGCCATCGGCATCCTCCGGATGCTCACCGTGGTGCTGGTGTGCATGGCGCTCGGCGGCCTGCTCTCGGGGTGGCTGGGCCAGTTCGTCACCCTGCCCGGCTACATCGGGGCAATGCTCGTCGCCGCGCTGCTCCGGAATGTTGGCGAGAGCACGCGGCTGCTCCGCCTCGACATGCGCACGGTCGACGACCTCGGCACCATCGCCCTGTCGCTCTTCCTGACCATGGCGTTGATGTCGCTCAAGCTGTGGGAACTGCTCGAGCTGGCCGTGCCGCTGATGGTCATCCTCTCGGTGCAGGTCGTGATGATGGCGGCGTTCGCCTACTTCGTGACGTTTCGGATGATGGGCCGGGACTACGACGCGGCCGTGATGGCCGGCGGGCACTGCGGCTTCGGCCTGGGCGCGACGCCCAACGCCGTGGCCAACATGCGCGCGCTGGTGGAGCGGTACGGGGCGGCGCCGAGGGCGTTCCTGGTGGTGCCGATGGTGGGGGCGTTCTTCATCGATTTCAGCAACGCGATGATCATCACGTTTTATATCAATTTGGTGAGGTGA
- the motA gene encoding flagellar motor stator protein MotA — translation MFAILGIIVVLGSVLGGFAMAHGPFAVLLAWSEWVVIVGTAVGTVLISTPKPVLGHLTKKIPKVFTGAAPSKERYLDVLRLLFELFQLARRDGLIAIESHIERPEESSVFKKYPSISSDHHAVEFLCDALRTVLAGSVPAYDLEAMLEAEIEVHHDEDAKTVAALTRVADSLPGIGIVAAVLGIVVTMQAIAGPIEEIGHHVASALVGTFLGILLSYGFVAPIATAVETQNGDSHRIFLVLKAGIVAFAKNLPPIIASEFARKAITADTRPSFAEMEAACKATRQEKAA, via the coding sequence GTGTTTGCAATTCTGGGCATCATCGTGGTTCTCGGCTCGGTCCTCGGCGGCTTCGCGATGGCCCATGGCCCGTTCGCCGTCCTCCTGGCCTGGTCCGAGTGGGTGGTGATCGTCGGCACCGCGGTCGGCACCGTCCTGATCTCCACCCCGAAGCCCGTCCTCGGCCACCTCACCAAGAAGATTCCCAAGGTCTTTACTGGCGCCGCCCCCTCCAAGGAGCGATACCTCGACGTCCTCCGCCTCCTCTTCGAGCTCTTCCAGCTCGCCCGGCGGGACGGCCTGATCGCGATCGAGTCGCACATCGAGCGTCCCGAGGAGAGCAGCGTCTTCAAGAAGTATCCGTCGATCTCCAGCGACCACCACGCCGTCGAGTTCCTCTGCGACGCGCTGCGCACCGTCCTCGCCGGCTCGGTGCCGGCCTACGACCTCGAGGCGATGCTCGAAGCCGAGATCGAGGTGCACCACGACGAGGATGCCAAGACCGTCGCGGCACTGACGCGCGTCGCCGACTCGCTCCCCGGCATCGGCATCGTCGCCGCCGTGCTCGGCATCGTGGTGACGATGCAGGCGATCGCCGGCCCGATCGAGGAGATCGGCCACCACGTCGCCTCCGCGCTGGTCGGCACCTTCCTCGGCATTCTCCTCTCGTACGGCTTCGTGGCGCCGATCGCCACGGCGGTGGAGACGCAGAACGGCGATTCGCACCGGATCTTCCTCGTGCTGAAGGCCGGGATCGTCGCCTTCGCGAAGAACCTGCCGCCGATCATCGCCTCGGAGTTCGCCCGCAAGGCGATCACCGCCGACACCCGACCGTCGTTCGCCGAGATGGAAGCGGCCTGCAAGGCCACGCGGCAGGAGAAGGCGGCGTGA
- a CDS encoding phosphatase PAP2 family protein: MSLPRRPTELVRTLAPLDILTILYTASSFLVVSVQSIGADTMRVSSAELAWLLCAHALLVVLVFLAAQARNEACAKHCFLAEWYPLVVLVAVYASVDLVNGPRQAAGLSHDAVIQRLEFATFGRQLAHDWSRSQTQAAFSWPLSLAYLGFFPLVIAAPAVLWWRGHIVRARQTIFGISLAFFTCYLVFLLFPVAGPTYLWGWPTDGAHTALPSRLVRDLIDGGDSWGSAFPSSHVAASMAAVLLAFRNWRPLGIVLLPFALGILVGVVYFQVHYAVDAVAGLIIAVFATTMAARLIPAHTARA, encoded by the coding sequence ATGTCGTTGCCCCGCCGCCCGACCGAGTTGGTGCGCACCCTCGCCCCACTCGACATCCTGACGATCCTCTACACGGCGAGTTCTTTCCTCGTGGTCTCGGTGCAGTCCATTGGGGCGGACACGATGCGGGTCTCGTCGGCCGAACTCGCCTGGCTCCTCTGCGCCCACGCGCTGCTGGTGGTCCTGGTCTTCCTCGCCGCGCAGGCGCGCAACGAGGCGTGCGCCAAGCATTGTTTCCTGGCGGAGTGGTATCCACTGGTCGTCCTGGTGGCGGTGTACGCCTCGGTCGATCTGGTGAACGGGCCGCGGCAAGCGGCGGGCCTCTCCCACGATGCCGTGATTCAGCGCCTCGAGTTCGCCACCTTCGGACGGCAGCTCGCGCATGACTGGAGCCGGAGCCAGACCCAGGCCGCATTCTCCTGGCCGCTTTCGCTCGCCTATCTCGGCTTCTTCCCGCTGGTGATCGCCGCGCCGGCCGTCCTCTGGTGGCGCGGACACATCGTCCGCGCGCGCCAGACGATCTTCGGTATCTCGCTCGCCTTCTTCACCTGCTACCTCGTCTTCCTGCTCTTCCCGGTCGCCGGGCCGACCTACCTCTGGGGCTGGCCGACCGACGGTGCGCACACCGCCCTGCCGTCGCGCCTGGTGCGCGACCTGATCGATGGGGGCGACTCGTGGGGCTCGGCCTTCCCATCGAGCCACGTCGCCGCCTCGATGGCCGCCGTGCTCCTGGCCTTCCGCAACTGGCGCCCGCTCGGCATCGTGCTGCTGCCGTTCGCCCTCGGCATTCTGGTGGGCGTGGTCTACTTCCAGGTGCATTACGCGGTGGACGCCGTCGCCGGGTTGATCATCGCCGTCTTCGCGACCACGATGGCCGCGCGCCTCATCCCGGCACACACCGCGCGCGCATGA
- a CDS encoding DUF983 domain-containing protein, with protein sequence MLSPFLRALRLRCPKCGSGGILRHWFAMVPACPTCGLVFDRGESGYQVGSYLVAMIAIELLFVGLLAAILIATWPDPPWRLLQWGGPALMALGPLVLFPFTKTLYLAFDLTFRREL encoded by the coding sequence ATGCTGAGTCCTTTCCTCCGCGCCCTCCGTCTCCGCTGCCCCAAGTGCGGCAGTGGTGGCATCCTCCGCCACTGGTTCGCCATGGTTCCTGCCTGCCCCACCTGCGGGCTGGTCTTTGACCGCGGCGAGTCGGGCTACCAGGTGGGGTCGTATCTGGTGGCAATGATCGCGATCGAGCTGCTGTTCGTCGGGTTGCTGGCCGCCATCCTCATCGCCACCTGGCCCGACCCGCCCTGGCGGCTGCTCCAGTGGGGCGGCCCGGCGCTGATGGCGCTGGGGCCGTTGGTGCTCTTCCCGTTCACCAAGACGCTCTACCTCGCCTTCGACCTCACCTTCCGGCGCGAATTGTAA
- a CDS encoding flippase-like domain-containing protein — MSRTLRLVAFLVGAVVLALLIREVGVDTLADGARTVGWFAVPIVALHAIVYGLNAFAWYITLAHEPGAPPFRSIFRISVVGFAINFLTPVVNAGGEPYRMAALAPWLGARRAAGSVLQYAMLHALSSLFMWLTAIVAALTLPGVHGRIWWALLAMGGVIVAALGVVRSGHRHGFVARLAGWIARRRLGRLSAWLTKQEEALVAVDAQITSLHAEQPGRLGAAIAVDYLSRWVAMGELLLVAYAVGTPLGVTPAVMISGLSALAVNLFFLLPWEMGSREGSLYLLFGLAGVPASLGLIAAVMTRLREIVWCALGLALAGPGGRAAAAEARAGHATPPAA; from the coding sequence ATGAGCCGCACGCTCCGCCTCGTCGCCTTTCTGGTGGGCGCGGTGGTCCTCGCGCTGCTGATTCGTGAAGTCGGTGTCGACACGCTCGCGGATGGCGCTCGCACTGTTGGTTGGTTCGCCGTCCCGATCGTGGCCCTGCACGCCATCGTCTACGGGCTCAACGCCTTCGCCTGGTACATCACCCTGGCCCACGAACCGGGTGCCCCACCGTTCCGCAGCATCTTCCGGATTTCCGTCGTTGGCTTCGCGATCAACTTCCTCACCCCCGTCGTCAACGCCGGTGGCGAGCCCTACCGCATGGCCGCGCTTGCGCCCTGGCTCGGGGCGCGCCGTGCGGCGGGGAGCGTGCTGCAGTACGCGATGCTGCACGCGCTGTCGTCACTCTTCATGTGGCTGACCGCGATCGTCGCAGCGCTCACGTTGCCGGGCGTGCACGGACGCATCTGGTGGGCGCTGCTCGCGATGGGGGGCGTGATCGTCGCCGCGCTCGGCGTGGTGCGCTCCGGGCACCGGCACGGCTTCGTCGCGCGGCTCGCGGGGTGGATCGCGAGGCGACGATTGGGTCGCCTCTCCGCGTGGCTCACGAAGCAGGAGGAGGCCCTCGTCGCCGTGGATGCGCAGATCACTTCGCTGCACGCCGAGCAGCCAGGGCGGCTCGGGGCGGCGATTGCGGTAGACTACCTCTCGCGCTGGGTGGCGATGGGTGAGCTGCTGCTGGTGGCCTACGCGGTCGGCACCCCGCTCGGCGTCACGCCGGCGGTGATGATCTCCGGTCTCTCGGCACTCGCGGTCAATCTCTTTTTCCTGCTGCCGTGGGAGATGGGATCGCGCGAGGGGTCGCTCTATCTCCTCTTCGGGCTCGCCGGCGTCCCGGCCTCGCTTGGATTGATCGCGGCGGTGATGACGCGGCTGCGCGAGATCGTCTGGTGTGCGCTCGGGTTGGCGCTGGCCGGCCCCGGGGGCCGCGCCGCCGCCGCCGAGGCGCGTGCCGGACACGCGACACCCCCGGCCGCGTAG
- the efp gene encoding elongation factor P, translating into MKANDIRKGTVIYYEGKPHLVMDFTHRTPGNLRAFVQVRLRNLNNGMSLDHRYSATETVEEARLDTKEMQVLYADGNGVHVMDADTYEQFTLDPEMVGDDAAWMQAEMRFEAVWLEGKPISFKLPSSMELEIVETAPAMKTATKSSSSKPATLSNGVTINVPEFVEQGERVRVNPRERAYIERVK; encoded by the coding sequence ATGAAAGCGAACGACATCCGCAAGGGCACCGTGATCTACTACGAGGGGAAGCCGCACCTCGTGATGGACTTCACGCACCGCACGCCGGGCAACCTCCGCGCCTTCGTCCAGGTGCGCCTGCGCAATCTCAACAACGGCATGTCGCTGGACCATCGCTACAGCGCCACCGAGACGGTCGAGGAAGCGCGGCTCGACACGAAGGAGATGCAGGTGCTTTACGCCGATGGCAATGGTGTGCACGTGATGGATGCCGACACCTACGAGCAGTTCACGCTCGACCCCGAGATGGTGGGCGATGACGCGGCGTGGATGCAGGCCGAGATGCGCTTCGAGGCGGTGTGGCTCGAGGGGAAGCCGATCTCGTTCAAGCTGCCGTCGTCGATGGAACTCGAGATCGTCGAGACGGCGCCGGCCATGAAGACCGCGACCAAGTCGTCGAGCAGCAAGCCGGCGACGCTGAGCAACGGCGTGACCATCAACGTCCCCGAATTCGTGGAGCAGGGTGAACGGGTGCGGGTCAACCCGCGCGAGCGCGCCTACATCGAGCGCGTGAAATGA
- a CDS encoding AMP-binding protein produces MLLHHRFLRTAKVYAGKTAIIDRATGTRLTYERALIASLILSEKFSDEAEGFLGIMLPTSAGCVLSILGCLMAGRTPVMINYSTGAAANCVYAQKKCAFKTVITSRALLEKINCPTLPGMVFIEDLMAGISGVDKALAAFRAKLPLALLLRTVHGGSVDDGAVMLFTSGSERDPKAVPLTHRNINANLEAISSLLAISSDDIFLANLPLFHVFGLTTNLWLPFFHGMTVVTYANPLEFKTICEIIRSEQVTFVVGTPIFMWGYLRKSEPGDFASCRIMLTGADKTPDTLRQEFKQKHDLELREGYGCTETSPVISFNFHGANRPGSVGRPLPNVRVRLEHYETGQPCEVGEIGKILVQGESVMLGYFDDFEATTLSMRNGWYDTGDMGYQDADGYLWHVGRLKRFVKIGGEMVSLIRVENVLERFLPEGVACCVVEVPDGVRGARIVAAVSQPVDQGALLKQLATELPNIALPRDFVVIEELPTMGSGKIDFRRTTELVRDIVQGG; encoded by the coding sequence ATGCTCCTTCACCACCGCTTCCTGCGCACCGCCAAGGTGTATGCCGGCAAGACGGCCATCATCGACCGTGCCACCGGCACCCGTCTCACGTATGAGCGGGCGCTGATCGCCTCGCTCATCCTCTCCGAGAAGTTTTCGGACGAAGCGGAGGGCTTTCTCGGCATCATGCTGCCGACGTCGGCGGGGTGCGTGCTCTCGATCCTTGGGTGCCTGATGGCGGGCCGGACGCCGGTGATGATCAACTACTCGACCGGGGCGGCCGCCAACTGCGTGTATGCGCAGAAGAAGTGCGCCTTCAAGACGGTGATCACGTCGCGGGCCCTGCTCGAGAAGATCAACTGCCCGACACTGCCGGGGATGGTCTTCATCGAGGACCTGATGGCCGGGATCTCGGGAGTGGACAAGGCACTCGCCGCGTTCCGCGCCAAACTGCCGCTGGCGCTGCTGCTCAGGACGGTGCATGGCGGCAGTGTCGATGACGGGGCAGTGATGCTCTTTACCAGTGGCAGTGAGCGCGACCCGAAGGCGGTTCCCCTCACGCACCGGAATATCAACGCCAATCTCGAGGCGATCTCCTCCCTCCTCGCCATCAGCTCAGACGACATCTTCCTCGCCAATCTTCCCCTCTTCCACGTCTTCGGTCTCACCACCAATCTCTGGCTGCCGTTCTTCCACGGCATGACCGTGGTGACCTACGCCAACCCGCTCGAGTTCAAGACGATCTGCGAGATCATCCGCTCGGAGCAGGTGACGTTCGTGGTGGGGACGCCGATTTTCATGTGGGGCTACCTGCGGAAGTCGGAGCCGGGCGACTTCGCCTCGTGCCGGATCATGTTGACGGGGGCGGACAAGACGCCCGACACGTTGCGGCAGGAGTTCAAGCAGAAGCACGACCTTGAACTGCGCGAGGGCTACGGCTGCACGGAAACGAGTCCGGTGATCTCCTTCAACTTCCACGGCGCCAACCGGCCCGGCAGCGTCGGGCGGCCGTTGCCGAACGTCCGCGTGCGGCTCGAGCACTACGAGACCGGCCAGCCGTGCGAGGTCGGGGAGATCGGCAAGATCCTGGTGCAGGGCGAGAGCGTCATGCTGGGGTACTTCGATGACTTCGAAGCGACCACGCTCAGCATGCGGAATGGCTGGTACGACACCGGTGACATGGGGTACCAGGACGCGGATGGCTACTTGTGGCACGTGGGGCGGCTGAAGCGCTTCGTGAAGATCGGGGGGGAGATGGTCTCCCTGATCCGGGTCGAGAACGTCCTGGAGCGCTTCCTCCCCGAGGGAGTGGCCTGCTGCGTGGTCGAGGTGCCGGATGGGGTCCGTGGGGCACGGATCGTCGCGGCGGTCTCCCAGCCGGTCGACCAAGGGGCGCTCCTGAAGCAGCTGGCCACCGAGCTGCCCAACATCGCCCTGCCGCGGGACTTCGTGGTGATCGAGGAGCTCCCGACCATGGGGAGTGGGAAGATCGACTTCCGCCGGACCACGGAACTGGTCCGGGACATCGTCCAGGGCGGGTAG
- a CDS encoding response regulator, which produces MTLTDAAMPSDLDQADCARRRHVEKMEAITRLASGLSCELTPLLRDAGTTVQTLVGNPLVDVSVQARLEEVRESLQRGAMIVRQLEAVGRAVPRPASEVDLDEVIARLRPLFPRLAGPHITITEESGTRRERIVAEHGQVEQVLLTLVVNARDAMPLGGRMTISTRRWTLDAPQPHRHGILPAGEWVVVEVSDTGIGMDAATQAQLFEPFFTTKALGVGSGLSLSAMYGMMGQRGGQVIVASEPGVGTTVSVCFPAQAVAVGQARDDDAQTAVLVVDDDEWVRNVTARILRRAGYGVLEAEHGESALELLRDVAGQCVGTVLTDIHMPRLDGHRLAEVVRREHPGLHVVLMTGDADGADGLQAVLRKPFTAGELLSAVQRPHPV; this is translated from the coding sequence GTGACGCTGACTGACGCCGCCATGCCAAGCGATCTCGACCAGGCCGACTGCGCCCGCCGTCGCCACGTGGAGAAGATGGAGGCCATCACCCGACTCGCCTCCGGCCTCTCGTGCGAACTCACCCCCTTGCTGCGCGACGCCGGGACCACGGTCCAGACGTTGGTGGGCAACCCATTGGTCGACGTCTCGGTGCAGGCGCGGCTCGAGGAGGTGCGCGAATCGCTCCAACGCGGCGCGATGATCGTCCGCCAGCTGGAAGCGGTGGGCCGCGCGGTGCCGCGCCCGGCCTCCGAGGTCGATCTCGACGAAGTGATCGCGCGGTTGCGTCCACTCTTCCCGCGACTCGCCGGTCCGCACATCACGATCACCGAGGAGAGCGGCACCCGCCGCGAACGCATCGTCGCCGAACACGGGCAGGTCGAGCAGGTGCTCCTCACGCTGGTGGTCAACGCCCGCGATGCCATGCCGCTTGGCGGCCGAATGACCATCTCCACCCGACGCTGGACGCTCGACGCGCCCCAGCCACATCGTCACGGCATCCTGCCGGCGGGCGAGTGGGTGGTCGTCGAGGTGAGCGACACCGGCATCGGCATGGACGCGGCGACGCAGGCGCAGCTCTTCGAGCCCTTCTTCACCACCAAGGCGCTCGGTGTCGGCAGCGGCCTCTCGCTCTCGGCGATGTATGGCATGATGGGCCAACGCGGCGGACAGGTCATCGTCGCGAGCGAACCGGGGGTCGGCACCACCGTCAGCGTGTGCTTTCCAGCCCAGGCGGTGGCCGTCGGGCAGGCGCGTGATGACGACGCCCAGACCGCGGTCCTCGTCGTGGATGATGATGAGTGGGTGCGCAACGTCACCGCGCGGATCCTGCGGCGCGCCGGGTACGGCGTCCTCGAGGCCGAACACGGCGAGTCGGCGTTGGAACTGCTCCGCGATGTGGCCGGACAGTGCGTCGGCACGGTGCTCACCGACATTCACATGCCGCGGCTCGACGGGCACCGGCTGGCGGAAGTCGTGCGGCGCGAGCATCCGGGGCTCCACGTCGTCCTGATGACCGGCGACGCCGATGGCGCGGACGGCCTCCAGGCGGTCCTCCGGAAGCCGTTCACGGCGGGCGAACTCCTCTCCGCGGTGCAGCGTCCCCACCCGGTCTAG
- a CDS encoding sugar phosphate isomerase/epimerase — protein sequence MQRRDFLATASAAFAGAALARPASASLPLRRVGLELYSVRTAMRKDPEGTLKAVGAMGYDDVELLWSFKNFDRTREQVKASLAEAGLKAPSAHIAPEILLKDWDKSLDDAHFLGHQYLIVPSLPIDKTKPLDSWRQWADHFNTAGAAARRAGLWLAFHNEPDHQTPIDGIIPYDVFLDRTDPSLVRLQLDTGNMTMGGGDPMRYLKQHTARYWSFHVKDVVADRSSDTELGKGTVDLKTFLAAIPQLDQKPVMVEQEGGPDPMASAKRNAAYLRSIAPR from the coding sequence ATGCAACGACGCGACTTCCTCGCCACGGCCTCCGCCGCTTTCGCTGGCGCCGCCCTGGCCCGCCCCGCCTCTGCCTCCCTCCCGCTCCGGCGGGTCGGCCTCGAGCTCTATTCCGTCCGCACCGCGATGCGGAAGGACCCCGAGGGCACCCTCAAGGCCGTCGGCGCGATGGGCTACGACGACGTCGAGCTGCTCTGGTCATTCAAGAACTTCGACCGCACGCGCGAACAGGTGAAGGCGTCGCTCGCCGAGGCCGGGCTCAAGGCCCCTTCGGCGCACATCGCCCCCGAGATCCTGCTGAAGGATTGGGACAAGAGCCTCGACGACGCCCACTTCCTCGGCCACCAATACCTGATCGTCCCGTCGCTCCCCATCGACAAGACCAAGCCACTCGATTCGTGGCGCCAATGGGCCGACCACTTCAACACCGCCGGCGCCGCCGCGCGCCGCGCCGGCCTCTGGCTCGCCTTCCACAACGAGCCCGATCACCAGACGCCGATCGACGGCATCATTCCGTATGACGTCTTCCTCGACCGCACCGATCCGTCGCTGGTCCGCCTGCAGCTCGACACCGGCAACATGACGATGGGCGGCGGCGATCCGATGCGCTACCTGAAGCAGCACACCGCGCGCTACTGGAGCTTCCATGTCAAGGATGTGGTCGCCGATCGATCGAGCGATACGGAGCTCGGCAAGGGCACGGTCGACCTGAAGACGTTCCTCGCCGCCATCCCGCAACTCGACCAGAAGCCGGTGATGGTCGAACAGGAAGGCGGCCCCGATCCGATGGCGAGCGCCAAGCGCAACGCCGCCTACCTGCGGAGCATCGCGCCACGATGA